A genomic segment from Hippoglossus stenolepis isolate QCI-W04-F060 chromosome 3, HSTE1.2, whole genome shotgun sequence encodes:
- the LOC118104500 gene encoding proline-rich transmembrane protein 3-like: protein MEGSTALFITLIVCLFSIGSLIQTSHSLDNSDSVQINRSTDRNNNAFIMASDSVEGNGHNVDSAASRQLNITHIPVGHEGASDGNQPWLGITLTRALELSLPHLRAQDRGADKAYTSITAPTHPSVHVISESAFLEGRHMTAEEQFKETRASRGKDDSLDGGDSLKRPVQTNLFTSLTNRNSHGPGGPCVLGLRPCVVLKNQNGTNLLWDDMSRTLAFVWELHVFGCASLFILMAVLAVLGMASACILPHSLCHALTLENSLLVMGGTLRGVLLLLDPYGTHQILSRATLAALHNVPLQLLLWAQVALALVTLEGLKLFFFPPKLQRPWVVGGLAISHCTPLLVADLYSTTLCPALPLLLQTLSLCWGLPFCMGILTKSLSYRDPFLMSSVPQWFPSHRIDRRAKRVTAVCAFFGVLCCSLQMYSLLWLYGLLGNWRRFGWGWWLSQFWARILELSWGFSLLVLGSWIFWMPSNGESRADYWPIRFGMFKGMEEKSLWCRFLANVRKGPLRKSEKTWEELMPNNWAKYNLARANVSYNIRCPYDDQPSIHTVEYPPDAVHNSNSDSQPALLWQKVGERQCILSLIEFDMRPPSPINLRRSIHNALHHEHLEGSLSTPTSWTHTEANHGDTTTFPPTYVRYGWLLDTESISASLDHFQVSEQILSPSATADYSGSIGSQTPVYKGGEFNSELSAMMHRYDKSNDVTDL from the exons GCCAGTGATTCTGTGGAAGGCAACGGACATAATGTAGACAGTGCAGCATCACGTCAACTTAATATAACTCACATTCCAGTGGGGCACGAGGGAGCCAGCGATGGAAACCAACCTTGGCTTGGAATCACTTTAACTAGAGCACTAGAACTTTCACTACCCCACTTACGGGCCCAGGACAGAGGAGCTGACAAAGCTTATACTTCAATAACAGCACCCACTCACCCCAGTGTGCACGTCATCTCAGAGTCAGCTTTCTTGGAAGGCAGGCACATGACAGCTGAGGAACAGTTCAAAGAGACTCGTGCATCCAGAGGAAAGGATGACTCTCTGGATG GTGGTGACAGCCTTAAACGCCCCGTCCAAACAAATCTGTTTACCTCCTTGACAAATCGCAACTCGCATGGACCTGGAGGTCCCTGTGTGCTCGGTCTTAGACCTTGTGTTGTTCTTAAAAACCAGAATGGCACCAATCTGCTCTGGGACGACATGAGCCGCACACTGGCATTCGTCTGGGAACTACATGTCTTTGGATGTGCCAGCCTTTTCATACTGATGGCAGTCCTGGCAGTTTTGGGAATGGCCAGTGCATGCATCCTCCCTCATTCCCTCTGTCATGCCCTGACCCTGGAGAACAGTCTCCTAGTTATGGGTGGTACTTTGCGTGGTGTCCTCCTGCTACTTGATCCTTATGGTACCCATCAGATTCTCTCTCGTGCTACTCTAGCAGCGCTCCATAATGTCcctctccagcttcttctgTGGGCACAGGTTGCCCTCGCTCTGGTGACACTGGAGGGGTTGAAGTTattcttttttcctccaaagCTGCAACGCCCATGGGTCGTTGGAGGGCTGGCTATATCACATTGCACTCCATTACTTGTAGCAGACCTATACTCCACAACTCTatgccctgctctccctctgttgCTGCAGACACTCTCCCTCTGCTGGGGCCTCCCATTCTGCATGGGAATCCTCACCAAGTCACTCTCTTATCGAGATCCCTTCCTCATGTCGTCTGTGCCTCAGTGGTTTCCTTCACACAGGATTGACAGGCGAGCAAAGCGGGTAACAGCAGTGTGCGCCTTCTTCGGGGTTCTCTGCTGCAGCCTTCAGATGTATAGTCTCCTCTGGCTTTATGGGTTACTGGGGAACTGGAGGCGCTTTGGCTGGGGCTGGTGGCTTAGTCAGTTTTGGGCGAGAATCCTTGAGTTATCCTGGGGTTTCTCTTTGCTTGTCCTGGGATCTTGGATCTTCTGGATGCCCTCTAATGGAGAGTCAAGGGCTGATTACTGGCCGATCAGATTTGGGATGTTTAaagggatggaggagaaaagCTTGTGGTGTAGGTTCCTGGCCAACGTGCGAAAAGGGCCACTGAGAAAATCTGAGAAAACCTGGGAAGAATTGATGCCAAATAACTGGGCAAAATATAACCTGGCTAGAGCAAATGTCAGTTATAACATACGGTGCCCATATGATGATCAGCCATCTATCCATACAGTAGAATACCCGCCTGATGCAGTTCACAATAGCAACTCAGACTCTCAGCCTGCACTACTGTGGCAAAAAGTAGGGGAACGTCAATGTATTCTTTCACTGATAGAATTTGACATGCGGCCCCCGTCTCCTATCAACCTCAGGCGCAGCATTCACAATGCCCTTCACCATGAACATCTTGAAGGAAGCCTGTCAACACCGACCTCTTGGACTCACACAGAAGCCAATCATGGAGACACAACAACATTCCCTCCAACTTATGTTCGCTATGGGTGGTTGTTAGATACAGAGTCTATTTCTGCATCACTTGATCATTTCCAAGTCAGTGAGCAAATACTGTCACCCAGTGCCACAGCTGATTATAGTGGAAGCATTGGGTCCCAAACCCCTGTCTATAAGGGAGGAGAGTTTAATTCAGAGCTGTCAGCAATGATGCATCGGTATGACAAGTCTAATGATGTCACAGACCTCTAA